GGCGTACGGACGCCCCGCGATTCTCTTGTTTGCGGCGTGCAGCCAGTAGGCGGCGGCGTAGTCGGGCGTAAGCGAGCTGCCCTGCCCCACGCACGAGCCTTCGCTCATGAATGCGCTGGGATGGCAGAAATAGAGGTTGTTCGCCATGTAGCTGCCGGCTTCGGCGCTCAGCATGTAGACGTCGGTGCGGATTACGCAGTTGTGCTGGTGGAGCGGCGCTTTCATGCCGATTTCATTGCGCACGACGTTCTCGCAGAACTGCTGCATTTCGCGCGTGGAGTCGAGCACGAACTGCGGAATGTCCACGGGGTTTCTGTGCTTTTCGAGATTGAACGGGCGCACTTCCGCAAAGCTCTTGAACGACGTTTTCCAAGCCTTGTTGAGCGCGTCGATTTTCCCGTATTTTTTCTGCGCCCATTTCTGGAACGCGGAGTCTCCAAAAGCCCTGCCCTTTGCGGTCATGCCGTGGTGGAAGGGAAGAAGGGTGTCAAGCTCGTTGAAGTATTCGATTGTCGCAATGGAGGGGTCGTCCTTCCAAGCCTTGCCCGTGTAGGGGTTGACGTGGTTGAGCTGCATGTGGACGAACTTGCGCCACGCCTCGCGGACGGTCGGGTCTCCGAAAATGAAGAGCGATTTGGTGTCGAATCGGTCGGACCAGTCGAAGCCGATTTCGCCGACATCGTGGCTTGCGAGCATCCAGTGCGAGTAGACGCCCTCGCGGGCAAGCGCGAAAATCAGGTAGTCGTAGAGGTCGCGGACGTCTTTCTTCATTTTGAAGGGGGCTTCGAATTCGCGCGGATACATCGAAATGCGCCAGCGGAGCATGTTGTAGCCCTGCTTGCGGAATTTTTTGACGTAGTTGTCGATGTCCTCGTGCGTCTTGATTTCCCTGCCGAACCTGTTGCCGGGGCGCGAGTTTGTGCCCTTGAATTTTACACGTTCGTCGGGCTTGCCGGCAAAGGCGAAGTGCCCGTCCTTGTTGACAATCAGCCTGCCGAATTTGCCCGCGGGAGCGGGAGTCATGAGGTTCGACATGTCGAGCGCGGAGCCTGCCTCAATTTCCAAGTCGGACATATCGACCGCCTTCCACTCCTGCCCGCCGAGCCGGCAGACCAAGCCCGTGTTGACTTTCACATTCGAGAGCGTAATGCCGACGATGTTCCACGAAACGAGGTTGCGCGGCTCGAATTCAATCTCTTCGACGCCGCCCGCGCGGATTTGGTTAATAGGCACTACCGAAATGTAGAGGTAAGGCTCGCCGTTTTTGCCGCCGTAGACGGGTTTTGAATTTTCGAGCGTCCGGCTTTTCGACATGCTCGCGGTGTCGAGGAAAAGCTTGGGATAAGTGCGAACTTCGCTGCGCTTGTTGCGGACATAGAGGAATGAAACGTTCTTTTTGGGATTGTCCTTTTTGATTTTGTCGCCGCGGTTCGAAAGAATATAGAGGTACTTGTAGCTGTCCCTGCTTGCGGGAACTTTCAGGACGGTCTTCTTGCGGGCATCGAGGCGCATGACGGAGTCGCCCACTTTAAAATCTATGCCGCCGAAGTTGCGGACTTCTCCCGCTTTCAGCCCGTTAATCGGCATGTAGTCTCCCTCGATGTTTGCCGTAAGCGGCGTGTTGCCCGCAAGCTCCACGAATTTGAATTTTGCCGCCGCCGTCGCCGACAGAGCCGACAGCACGAACACCGCAAGCGACAGCCATAACTTTTTAGATATGCCCATAGTGTATAGTTTTGTAGATTAATAAAACTCCCCCGCATACGTTTGATACGCAATCGGACTAACGTTTGCGCAGGGTATTTTGCGACCAATCCTTTGCAAGAAAATTATTGCGGGCAGCAAGCTACTTGGCGCAATTCTCGCGGATAAATTTGATTTGGTCGCGCAGAACCGCGGCGCGTTCGAAGTCGAGCCTGTCGGCGCAGGAAAGCATTTCCTGTTGAAGCTCGTCGATGAGCCGAGCGACTTCGCTTTTCGATTTTTTGCCGACGTTTGCGAACTTGTTTTCCCTTTTCACAAGCGGCTGCTGAATCGGGCGGCTGACCGATTGCGGGGTAATGCCGAATTCGGCGTTGTGGCGCATTTGCTCTTCGCGGCGGCGGCGGCAGGTGTCGAGGGCGGTTTTGAGCGAGCCCGTGATGTTGTCGGCGTAGAGGATTACGCGCCCGTCAACATGGCGTGCGGCGCGTCCCGCCGTCTGGATAAGGCTTGTTGCGCTGCGCAAAAAGCCCTCCTTGTCGGCGTCGAGAATGCAGACAAGCGACACTTCGGGAACGTCGATTCCCTCGCGCAAAAGGTTGACTCCCACGAGGGCGTCCGACTCTCCCAAGCGCAGACGCCGCAGAATTTCGACGCGCTCGATTGCGTCGATGTCGCTGTGCAGGTACTCTACCTTGACGCCGTTTTCGCGCAGATAGTCCGTAATTTCCTCACTCATGCGCTTTGTGAGGGTTGTGACGAAAACGCGCTCGCCGCGCTCGGCAGCAGCCTTGATTTCGGCGGTGCAGTCCTCCACCTGCCCCTTAATCGGGCGGACAATCATTTCGGGGTCGAGCAGCCCCGTCGGGCGGTTGATTTGCTCTACGACGGTGTCGCTTACGGAAAGCTCGAAGGGTGCGGGGGTTGCGGAGACGAAAATCGTCTGCCCCGTTAGGGCATCAAACTCTTCGGGGCGGAGCGGGCGGTTGTCGAGCGCGCTGGGGAGGCGGAAGCCGTATTCGATGAGCCGCTCCTTGCGCGAGCGGTCGCCGTGGAACATGCCGCGAATCTGCGGGTAAGTTACATGGCTTTCGTCGAGAAACAGCAGGGTGTCTTTCGGAAAAAAGTCGAGCAGACACCACGGGCGCGAGCCTGCGGGACGCCCCGCCAAGTGGCGCGAGTAGTTCTCTATGCCCGTGCAGAAGCCCGTTTCGGCGAGCAAGTCCAAGTCTTGCTCGGTGCGCATTTTTATGCGCTGGGCTTCGAGCAGTTTGTTCTCGCGCTCAAGCTGCGCAACGCGCTCCTCCAACTCGGCGCGGATTGAAACCGCCGCCGCCTCGACCGCGTCTTTGGGAGTTACGAAACCCGTCGCGGGATAGAGGTCGAAGCGGTCGAGCCTGCCCAGATTTTCGCCCGTGAGGGGGTCGATTTTTTTGAGAGAGTCTATTTCGTCGCCGAAAAATTCTACCCTGAGCGCGGTGTCGAGATACGCGGGGTAGATGTCGATGACGTCGCCGCGAACCCTGAAAACCCCGCGCTCGAACGACGTGTCGTTGCGCGAATACCGAATGTCTATCATGCGCTCGGCGAGGCTCTCGCGCGAAATTTCCAAGCCCTTTCGCAGCGGCACCATCATCTTGCGGAAGTCCTCGGGCGAGCCCAAGCCGTATATGCACGAAACCGTCGCAACCACGATTACGTCGCGGCGCGAGACGAGCGAGCTTGCCGTGGAAATCCTCAGTTTTTCGATGTCGTCGTTTATCGACGAATCCTTTTCAATGTAGGTGTCGGTTTGGGGAATGTAGGCTTCGGGCTGGTAGTAGTCGTAATAGCTTACGAAGTATTCGACGGCGTTCTCGGGGAAGAACTCCTTGAACTCGGAATAGAGCTGCGCTGAAAGCGTCTTGTTGTGCGAGATAATCAGCGCGGGTCGGTTCATCTTGGCGATTACGTTCGCCATCGTGAAAGTCTTGCCCGAACCCGTTACGCCGACAAGAGTCGAGTACTTCGAGCCGGACTCTATGCTTTTGCACAGCGCGTCAATCGCCTTGGGCTGGTCGCCCGACGGTGCGTACTTCGACGAAAGTTTGAAAAGGCCCTCCATTTCGGATTATTCGATATCCGACACCGAAAGCGGCGTGAAGTTCTCTATAATAATGTCGGGGAATCCCGCGAAACGGCTTTCCCAGAAGTCGGCGGGGTGCGTAGTGGCGACGGCGACGCTTTTCATGCGGGCGGCAATCGCCGCGTCAATGCCCGCCTCGGAGTCTTCGAAAACGACGCATTTGCGGGGCGGCACGCCGATTTTCTCGGCGGCGCAGAGGAAAACGTCGGGGGCGGGCTTGCCGCGCGCTACGTCCTCCATTGTGGCGGCGGCGGCGAAATATTCGGAAAGACCGAGCTTTTCGAGAGCCTGTTCGAGGTTCTCGCGCGGGGTCGAGCTGCCTATCGCGCACGGGACGCCGGCGTCGCGCAGCTTTGCGAGAAATTCGCGGACGCCCTCGACAGTCGGAATCCCGCGGTCGGCAACGATTTTGCGGTAGTAGACCTCCTTTTCGTCCGACATTTTTTGAACTTCGGAGGGGTCGGAAGTCCACTTCAAGATGTCGGGTATGATTTCGACATTGCGCTTGCCGAAAGTGTCGAGCATGAAATTTTCGGGAATTGTGTGTCCGTGGGCTTTGGCGAGCATGCGCCAGCTGTCCAAATGCTCCTTGCAGGAATCGACGACAACGCCGTCCCAGTCAAATATCGCTCCAATTTTTTTCATATTGACGGGGCATTTTTACAGAGAGCGGATTTTTTAAAAGCGTTTTTTTCGGAAAAAATTGTTGAACGCCCGAAGGTTTTCGGTAGAAACGAACTCAATAATGAGCACTGAACCCGAAAATAGAAAAGTGGTTTTGACCGCCGCGCAGCCGACGGGAAAACTCCATCTCGGCAACTACCTCGGCGCGGTCAAGAACTGGGGCGAATTAGTGGAAAACAACGACTGCTACTTCGGCGTCGCCGACATGCACGCAATCACAATTCCCTACGTTCCCGCCGACCTCAAAAAGAATGTCTACGACTGCGTGGCGCAGTTCATGGCGTGCGGACTCGACGCCGAAAAATGCAACCTTTTCGTGCAAAGCTCGATTGTCGGGCACGCCGAACTTGCGTGGATTCTCGGCTGCATCTGTCCGCTCGGACAGCTCGAAAGAATGACGCAGTTCAAGGACAAGGCGGCAAAGCACAAAGACGCGCTCAACAGCGGCCTGCTCTACTATCCCGTCCTGATGGCGTCCGACATTCTCATCTACAACGCCGACATTATTCCCGTCGGCGAAGACCAAAAACAGCATATCGAGCTTACGAGAGACCTCGCGCAGAAATTCAACTCGAAATACTCCGAC
The Opitutia bacterium KCR 482 genome window above contains:
- a CDS encoding beta-galactosidase, whose translation is MGISKKLWLSLAVFVLSALSATAAAKFKFVELAGNTPLTANIEGDYMPINGLKAGEVRNFGGIDFKVGDSVMRLDARKKTVLKVPASRDSYKYLYILSNRGDKIKKDNPKKNVSFLYVRNKRSEVRTYPKLFLDTASMSKSRTLENSKPVYGGKNGEPYLYISVVPINQIRAGGVEEIEFEPRNLVSWNIVGITLSNVKVNTGLVCRLGGQEWKAVDMSDLEIEAGSALDMSNLMTPAPAGKFGRLIVNKDGHFAFAGKPDERVKFKGTNSRPGNRFGREIKTHEDIDNYVKKFRKQGYNMLRWRISMYPREFEAPFKMKKDVRDLYDYLIFALAREGVYSHWMLASHDVGEIGFDWSDRFDTKSLFIFGDPTVREAWRKFVHMQLNHVNPYTGKAWKDDPSIATIEYFNELDTLLPFHHGMTAKGRAFGDSAFQKWAQKKYGKIDALNKAWKTSFKSFAEVRPFNLEKHRNPVDIPQFVLDSTREMQQFCENVVRNEIGMKAPLHQHNCVIRTDVYMLSAEAGSYMANNLYFCHPSAFMSEGSCVGQGSSLTPDYAAAYWLHAANKRIAGRPYAVTEYQHSHWNQYKHEAGVLFPAYSAFQDFDNLTVHDEAVSTLAPHRLGSFEVFNSPVYRANEFLSCFLFYRGDVKPSPHRVDVVYNKEYVESSPLIGRGMNHEQAKLAFMTGFGIDFPSARKIDELKNIPVKPADIKWKPMGAAKNIWGNGSGPAPAMEKKDFDIAAAAKTLKRDRILTADNISDPAKNIYQTDTKEITLDLNAGTVKVITPKSEAVVVKENTRDINLDRLSVKSSSVPASVAVVSVDGRPLADSGRMVLVYNTDNASTGCELSMDRMTLVSVGSYPIIVRTGRLSAEFKLPDQNFFARLFAPKKYKVYALKITGKRAEEVNFEVRDGKMIIDLDTSKLKEPAVFFEIVDEA
- the uvrB gene encoding excinuclease ABC subunit UvrB, which codes for MEGLFKLSSKYAPSGDQPKAIDALCKSIESGSKYSTLVGVTGSGKTFTMANVIAKMNRPALIISHNKTLSAQLYSEFKEFFPENAVEYFVSYYDYYQPEAYIPQTDTYIEKDSSINDDIEKLRISTASSLVSRRDVIVVATVSCIYGLGSPEDFRKMMVPLRKGLEISRESLAERMIDIRYSRNDTSFERGVFRVRGDVIDIYPAYLDTALRVEFFGDEIDSLKKIDPLTGENLGRLDRFDLYPATGFVTPKDAVEAAAVSIRAELEERVAQLERENKLLEAQRIKMRTEQDLDLLAETGFCTGIENYSRHLAGRPAGSRPWCLLDFFPKDTLLFLDESHVTYPQIRGMFHGDRSRKERLIEYGFRLPSALDNRPLRPEEFDALTGQTIFVSATPAPFELSVSDTVVEQINRPTGLLDPEMIVRPIKGQVEDCTAEIKAAAERGERVFVTTLTKRMSEEITDYLRENGVKVEYLHSDIDAIERVEILRRLRLGESDALVGVNLLREGIDVPEVSLVCILDADKEGFLRSATSLIQTAGRAARHVDGRVILYADNITGSLKTALDTCRRRREEQMRHNAEFGITPQSVSRPIQQPLVKRENKFANVGKKSKSEVARLIDELQQEMLSCADRLDFERAAVLRDQIKFIRENCAK
- a CDS encoding HAD family phosphatase — its product is MKKIGAIFDWDGVVVDSCKEHLDSWRMLAKAHGHTIPENFMLDTFGKRNVEIIPDILKWTSDPSEVQKMSDEKEVYYRKIVADRGIPTVEGVREFLAKLRDAGVPCAIGSSTPRENLEQALEKLGLSEYFAAAATMEDVARGKPAPDVFLCAAEKIGVPPRKCVVFEDSEAGIDAAIAARMKSVAVATTHPADFWESRFAGFPDIIIENFTPLSVSDIE
- the trpS gene encoding tryptophan--tRNA ligase, translating into MSTEPENRKVVLTAAQPTGKLHLGNYLGAVKNWGELVENNDCYFGVADMHAITIPYVPADLKKNVYDCVAQFMACGLDAEKCNLFVQSSIVGHAELAWILGCICPLGQLERMTQFKDKAAKHKDALNSGLLYYPVLMASDILIYNADIIPVGEDQKQHIELTRDLAQKFNSKYSDTFKMPEPFIPKSGARIMSLQSPDSKMSKSDPNQNGTLYIVDEPNVLAKKIMSAVTDSGGEVRFDPANKAGVSNLMGIMASLSGMSYTQIEDEFRGKGYGDFKKAVADVVVEKLAPVRERYLEISADKRLVEAAVKRGNEAAQRRVNKTMAKVYRKVGFLRFE